From Arachis stenosperma cultivar V10309 chromosome 2, arast.V10309.gnm1.PFL2, whole genome shotgun sequence, one genomic window encodes:
- the LOC130961802 gene encoding ATP synthase subunit a, chloroplastic-like: MNILLCSINTLKRLYEISSVEVGQHLYWQLGGFQVHAQVLITSWVVIAILLVSAILVVRNPQTIPTFGQNFFEYVLEFIRDVSKTQIGEEYGPWVPFVGTMFLFIFVSNWSGALLPSKIIQLPHGELAAPTNDINTTVALALLTSVAYFYAGLSKKELAYFGKYIQPTPILLPINILEDFTKPLSLSFRLFGNILADELVVVVLVSLVPLVVPIPVMFLGLFTSGIQALIFATLAAAYIGESMEGHH; encoded by the coding sequence ATGAATATTCTATTATGTTCCATCAACACATTAAAAAGATTATATGAGATATCTTCCGTGGAAGTAGGTCAACATCTCTATTGGCAATTAGGGGGGTTCCAAGTGCATGCCCAAGTACTTATAACTTCTTGGGTCGTAATTGCTATCTTATTGGTTTCAGCCATTTTAGTTGTTAGAAATCCGCAAACCATTCCCACTTTTGGTCAGAATTTCTTTGAATATGTCCTCGAATTCATTCGAGATGTAAGTAAAACTCAGATTGGGGAAGAATATGGTCCGTGGGTTCCCTTTGTTGGAACtatgttcttatttatttttgtttcaaattgGTCGGGGGCTCTTTTGCCTTCGAAAATAATACAGTTACCTCATGGAGAGTTAGCTGCACCTACAAATGATATAAATACTACTGTTGCATTAGCTTTACTTACATCAGTAGCATATTTCTATGCGGGTCTTTCGAAAAAGGAATTAGCTTATTTTGGTAAATACATCCAACCAACTCCAATCCTTCTACCAATTAACATCTTAGAAGATTTCACAAAACCCCTGTCGCTTAGCTTTCGACTTTTCGGAAATATATTAGCTGATGAATTAGTAGTTGTTGTTCTTGTTTCTTTAGTACCCTTAGTAGTTCCTATACCTGTCATGTTCCTTGGATTATTTACAAGCGGTATTCAAGCCCTTATTTTTGCTACTTTAGCTGCGGCTTATATAGGTGAATCCATGGAAGGCCATCATTAA